The following proteins come from a genomic window of Geothrix edaphica:
- a CDS encoding metallophosphoesterase family protein: MDLILSDLHSNLHALRAVLRFARRRAIHRFVLLGDLVGYGAHPNQLLDKVRELRPRFMVRGNHDKVCAGLEPYGAFSLPARQAADWTREKLRQDNWRFLADLPVGPAWVGEDYQIAHGSPMDEDAYLLHMREISLAFDAFQGPLCFFGHTHLPGCFELDEAQGRLNWICLQPGEWFAMQPHCRYLVNPGSVGQPRDRDPRVSFMTYDPGRRRVRLHRLEYDVHGAAKAILAAGLHSNLADRLSQGI, from the coding sequence GTGGATCTGATCCTCTCCGACCTGCACTCGAACCTGCATGCCCTCCGGGCCGTGCTCCGGTTCGCGCGGCGGCGGGCCATCCACCGCTTCGTGCTCCTGGGCGACCTGGTGGGCTACGGGGCCCACCCCAACCAGCTGCTGGACAAGGTGCGCGAGCTGCGGCCCCGGTTCATGGTGCGGGGCAACCACGACAAGGTCTGCGCGGGCCTGGAGCCCTACGGGGCCTTCAGCCTGCCCGCCCGGCAGGCCGCCGATTGGACCCGGGAGAAGCTTCGGCAGGACAACTGGCGCTTCCTGGCGGACCTGCCGGTGGGCCCCGCCTGGGTGGGCGAGGACTACCAGATCGCCCACGGGTCGCCGATGGACGAGGACGCCTACCTGCTTCACATGCGCGAGATCAGCCTGGCCTTCGACGCCTTCCAGGGGCCCCTCTGCTTCTTCGGCCACACCCACCTCCCCGGCTGCTTCGAGCTGGACGAGGCCCAGGGGCGGCTGAACTGGATCTGCCTCCAGCCGGGCGAGTGGTTCGCCATGCAGCCCCACTGCCGCTACCTGGTGAACCCCGGCTCCGTCGGCCAGCCGCGGGACCGGGACCCGAGGGTGTCCTTCATGACCTATGATCCCGGCCGGCGGCGGGTGCGCCTGCACCGCCTGGAGTACGATGTGCATGGCGCCGCCAAGGCCATCCTGGCCGCAGGACTCCACTCCAACCTGGCGGACCGGCTGAGCCAAGGCATTTGA
- a CDS encoding shikimate kinase: MLHLPPLYPITDASRPESLSAQIRRLGEAGFPLVQFRGKPLDAKAQWLELRAALADAAANGGWPFICVNDRADLTLLAAREGLAPWGLHLGQGDLPAAEALRLPGLNGCHIGASTHVPAEWEAVDPACDHAGVGPFRGTATKSDHATPIGLEGLRAGCAALRAQGLAPIAIGGLGPADAKACFEAGAEALAMVGEVHQSTDPASLGWEIQQARWQIRPPFRRGQGIVLLGGSGAGKSTLGRLLAQRLGLPFHDLDDVIEADQGVPVSAIFAGRGEGAFRSLESALLPALLTTPAVVALGGGAWEAPANREVVIAAGFAPLWLAEPPARAWGRVSRDPRRPLAQDRGAFMARCAARAAAWSLTPALLPFGRSPEDLVSAMMTAW; encoded by the coding sequence ATGCTCCACCTCCCGCCCCTCTACCCCATCACCGACGCATCACGCCCGGAGTCCCTTTCCGCGCAAATCCGCCGTCTGGGCGAGGCGGGCTTTCCGCTGGTGCAGTTCCGGGGCAAGCCCCTGGATGCGAAGGCCCAGTGGCTGGAACTGCGCGCGGCCCTCGCGGACGCGGCGGCGAACGGCGGCTGGCCCTTCATCTGCGTGAACGACCGGGCGGACCTGACCCTGCTCGCGGCCCGGGAGGGGCTCGCCCCCTGGGGCCTCCACCTGGGCCAGGGCGACCTGCCCGCGGCCGAGGCGCTCCGCCTCCCGGGCCTGAACGGCTGCCATATCGGAGCCTCCACCCACGTGCCCGCGGAGTGGGAGGCCGTGGATCCGGCCTGCGATCACGCGGGCGTAGGCCCTTTCCGCGGCACGGCCACGAAGTCCGATCACGCCACCCCCATCGGCCTCGAAGGGCTCCGCGCGGGTTGCGCGGCCCTGCGGGCCCAGGGCCTCGCCCCCATCGCCATCGGAGGCCTGGGCCCCGCGGACGCCAAGGCCTGCTTCGAGGCCGGGGCCGAAGCCCTGGCCATGGTGGGCGAGGTCCACCAGTCCACGGATCCCGCGAGCCTCGGCTGGGAGATCCAGCAGGCGCGGTGGCAGATCCGGCCGCCCTTCCGGCGGGGTCAGGGCATCGTGCTCCTGGGCGGCAGCGGCGCCGGGAAGAGCACCCTCGGCCGGCTGCTGGCCCAGCGACTGGGCCTGCCTTTCCACGACCTGGATGACGTGATCGAGGCGGACCAGGGCGTTCCCGTGAGCGCCATCTTCGCCGGGCGGGGTGAAGGGGCCTTCCGGTCCCTGGAATCCGCCCTGCTGCCCGCCCTGCTCACCACGCCCGCCGTGGTGGCCCTGGGGGGCGGCGCCTGGGAGGCCCCGGCCAACCGCGAGGTGGTCATCGCCGCCGGCTTCGCCCCCCTCTGGCTGGCGGAGCCGCCGGCCCGGGCCTGGGGACGGGTGAGCCGGGATCCCCGGCGCCCCCTCGCCCAGGACCGGGGCGCCTTCATGGCCCGCTGTGCCGCCCGGGCCGCGGCCTGGTCCCTGACCCCCGCCCTGCTGCCCTTCGGCCGGAGCCCGGAGGATCTTGTCTCCGCCATGATGACGGCTTGGTAG
- a CDS encoding ABC transporter ATP-binding protein, protein MSEQGAFFQSDRMDQRPMRHTLLWRLAGYLRPQWAALLALLGLMALGAFLEVMPSELTLRLINRFMDQGSLKGAAPMIAGFFGVLIAGFLVSFARYFLLAKVGQKAMLELRVQLFAHLMGRSTDFFHRNPVGRLMTRVTSDVQNLNEMFASGFVAIVGDALSLLAIVAWMFWTHPGMALVALGILPFLLVATEIFRRRAGEAFRETQRRYAAINAFLQEQISGMGLVQVNAQEAHSDQQFKALNEDYFQAFLRTIFAYAVFFPVVEFITSGTLAALIFYAGFKLQAGAITWGLLLAFIQQSGRFFRPIRELAERYNVMQTALASSERIFRLLDNREEIPEAADAKPAAFTSEVRLENVTFAYEEGGRKVVRELSGVIPKGRRVAVVGHTGAGKSTLINLLMRFYDVHEGRITVDGVDVRELKLRSLRDLFGLVLQDVFVFSGTLRDNIVLDRPMDEGRLTSVLEQSQLKDLVARLPQGLDTQVGERGQKLSAGERQLLAFARMLYLEPAVLLLDEATANIDSETEAKIQTVIERVSHRLTTFTIAHRLSTIRDADEIWVMDQGALVERGTHDGLIAQDGVYAKLVRLQFADGEAA, encoded by the coding sequence ATGTCCGAACAGGGAGCCTTCTTCCAATCCGACCGCATGGACCAGCGGCCCATGCGCCACACGCTGCTCTGGCGCCTGGCCGGCTACCTGCGTCCCCAGTGGGCGGCGCTCCTGGCCCTGCTCGGCCTGATGGCCCTGGGGGCCTTCCTCGAGGTGATGCCCTCGGAGCTGACCCTCCGGCTCATCAACCGCTTCATGGACCAGGGCAGCCTGAAGGGCGCCGCGCCCATGATCGCGGGCTTCTTCGGCGTGCTCATCGCAGGCTTCCTGGTCAGCTTCGCCCGCTACTTCCTACTGGCCAAGGTCGGACAGAAGGCCATGCTCGAGCTGCGGGTGCAGCTCTTCGCGCACCTCATGGGCCGCAGCACGGACTTCTTCCACCGCAATCCCGTGGGCCGCCTCATGACCCGGGTGACCAGCGACGTGCAGAACCTGAACGAGATGTTCGCCTCGGGCTTCGTGGCCATCGTGGGGGATGCCCTCTCCCTGCTGGCCATCGTGGCCTGGATGTTCTGGACCCACCCGGGCATGGCCCTGGTGGCGCTGGGCATCCTGCCCTTCCTGCTGGTGGCCACGGAGATCTTCCGCCGCCGGGCCGGCGAGGCCTTCCGGGAGACCCAGCGCCGCTACGCCGCCATCAACGCCTTCCTCCAGGAGCAGATCTCCGGCATGGGCCTCGTCCAGGTGAACGCCCAGGAGGCGCACAGCGACCAGCAGTTCAAGGCGCTGAACGAGGACTACTTCCAGGCCTTCCTCCGCACCATCTTCGCCTACGCGGTGTTCTTCCCCGTGGTGGAGTTCATCACCTCCGGCACCCTGGCGGCGCTCATCTTCTACGCGGGCTTCAAGCTCCAGGCTGGCGCCATCACCTGGGGCCTGCTGCTGGCCTTCATCCAGCAGTCGGGCCGGTTCTTCCGGCCCATCCGGGAACTGGCCGAGCGCTACAACGTGATGCAGACGGCCCTGGCCTCCAGCGAGCGCATCTTCCGGCTGCTGGACAACCGGGAGGAGATTCCCGAAGCCGCCGATGCCAAGCCAGCCGCCTTCACCAGCGAAGTGCGCCTGGAGAACGTCACCTTCGCCTACGAGGAGGGCGGCCGGAAGGTGGTCCGCGAGCTGAGCGGCGTCATCCCCAAGGGCCGCCGCGTGGCCGTGGTGGGTCACACCGGCGCCGGCAAGAGCACCCTCATCAACCTGCTCATGCGCTTCTACGACGTGCACGAGGGGCGCATCACCGTGGACGGCGTGGACGTGCGGGAGCTGAAGCTCCGCAGCCTGCGCGACCTCTTCGGCCTGGTGCTCCAGGATGTCTTCGTCTTCTCCGGCACCCTGCGCGACAACATCGTGCTGGACCGGCCCATGGATGAGGGCCGCCTGACCTCGGTGCTGGAACAGAGCCAGCTGAAGGACCTGGTGGCCCGCCTGCCCCAGGGCTTGGACACCCAGGTGGGCGAGCGGGGCCAGAAGCTCAGCGCCGGCGAGCGGCAGCTGCTGGCCTTCGCCCGCATGCTCTATCTGGAACCCGCGGTGCTGCTGCTGGACGAGGCCACCGCCAACATCGACTCCGAGACCGAAGCCAAGATCCAGACCGTCATCGAGCGCGTGAGCCACCGCCTCACCACCTTCACCATCGCCCACCGGCTCTCCACCATCCGCGACGCCGACGAGATCTGGGTCATGGACCAGGGCGCCCTCGTCGAGCGCGGCACCCACGACGGCCTCATCGCCCAGGACGGCGTCTACGCCAAGCTGGTGCGGCTGCAGTTCGCGGATGGCGAGGCGGCGTAG
- a CDS encoding M28 family peptidase, with the protein MGPWIPAFLAAALVAQVPPSGSVVETRLRRDVTFLASPALQGRGNGYPELEQAAAHLLREWKALGLKAQVQHFPFIAKVTREDQGALLAHGEDARPLVWGRDIEAFGYSSDADFRQKPLTFLGHGVRIPGGYDDLAGMEVKDRVVVIARTLPDTEAFAHLPRGERSLLARIKRLETEKAAAVLVLEDGPARPLQREEGPVKLDLPVLSLSADALGTACGDLQARLKAIRETGKPASQDFIYAPWTTLTLKLKLRREEAQVPNVVAVIPGRDPKLRKEYIVLGAHLDHLGLGERHSLGGAEARGQVHPGADDNASGTAMVLELGRELKKARPRRSILLMHFGGEEEGLLGSGYWIQHPTHQLESVKFMLNFDMVGRLDPVAPKLMMGGLGAPKAALEAAKKLAPEGFSISVDVGAAVGGSDHMSFSQAKIPTFFFFTGIHGEYHRPSDTADRINFAGMAKLAGYGRTLALDLANADTLPAFDPETAKVVMGGNGGPMRVAFGTLPDYADNPKGFRINGVSRGSTAEAIGLQAGDIIIRFGDRPVKNIYDFMDALGAHRAGDKAVVQWLRGDQTMQAEATLKGRS; encoded by the coding sequence ATGGGCCCCTGGATTCCCGCCTTCCTTGCCGCCGCCCTCGTGGCGCAGGTGCCGCCATCCGGCTCCGTGGTCGAGACCCGGCTGCGCCGGGACGTGACGTTCCTAGCCTCCCCCGCCCTCCAGGGCCGGGGCAACGGCTATCCGGAACTGGAGCAGGCCGCTGCGCACCTCCTCCGGGAGTGGAAGGCCCTCGGCCTCAAAGCCCAGGTCCAGCACTTCCCCTTCATCGCCAAGGTCACACGGGAGGACCAGGGCGCCCTCCTGGCCCACGGCGAGGACGCGCGCCCGCTGGTCTGGGGCCGGGACATCGAGGCTTTCGGCTACAGCAGTGACGCGGACTTCCGCCAGAAGCCCCTCACCTTCCTCGGCCACGGCGTCCGGATCCCAGGCGGCTACGACGACCTCGCCGGGATGGAGGTGAAGGACCGGGTGGTGGTCATCGCCCGGACGCTGCCGGACACGGAGGCCTTCGCCCACCTGCCCCGGGGCGAACGGAGCCTGCTGGCCCGCATCAAGCGCCTGGAGACCGAGAAGGCCGCCGCGGTCCTCGTGCTGGAGGACGGCCCGGCCCGGCCCCTGCAGCGGGAGGAAGGTCCCGTAAAGCTCGACCTGCCCGTGCTCAGCCTCTCAGCGGACGCTCTGGGCACGGCCTGCGGCGATCTCCAGGCGCGGCTCAAGGCCATCCGCGAGACGGGCAAACCCGCGAGCCAGGACTTCATCTACGCCCCCTGGACCACGCTCACCCTGAAGCTTAAACTCCGCCGCGAAGAGGCCCAGGTGCCCAACGTGGTGGCCGTGATCCCCGGCCGCGACCCGAAGCTCCGGAAGGAATACATCGTCCTCGGGGCGCACCTCGACCACCTGGGCTTGGGTGAGCGCCACAGCCTGGGCGGCGCGGAGGCCCGCGGGCAGGTGCATCCCGGCGCCGATGACAACGCCTCGGGCACGGCCATGGTGCTGGAGCTGGGGCGGGAGCTGAAGAAGGCGCGGCCGCGGCGCTCCATCCTGCTGATGCACTTCGGCGGCGAGGAGGAGGGCCTGCTGGGCTCCGGCTACTGGATCCAGCACCCGACCCACCAGCTGGAATCCGTGAAGTTCATGCTCAACTTCGACATGGTGGGCCGCCTGGATCCCGTGGCCCCCAAGCTGATGATGGGCGGCCTGGGGGCGCCGAAGGCCGCCCTGGAGGCCGCGAAGAAGCTCGCCCCGGAAGGCTTCTCCATCAGCGTCGACGTGGGTGCGGCCGTGGGCGGCTCGGACCACATGAGCTTCTCCCAGGCGAAGATCCCCACGTTCTTCTTCTTCACGGGGATCCACGGTGAGTACCACCGGCCCTCGGATACCGCGGACCGCATCAACTTCGCCGGCATGGCGAAGCTGGCCGGCTACGGCCGGACCCTGGCGCTGGACCTGGCCAATGCGGATACCCTGCCGGCCTTCGATCCCGAGACCGCCAAGGTTGTCATGGGGGGGAATGGAGGGCCCATGCGCGTGGCCTTCGGCACCCTTCCCGACTACGCAGACAACCCGAAGGGCTTCCGCATCAACGGCGTGTCCAGGGGCTCCACGGCCGAGGCCATCGGGCTCCAGGCCGGCGACATCATCATCCGGTTCGGCGACCGGCCCGTGAAGAACATCTACGATTTCATGGACGCCCTCGGCGCCCACCGCGCCGGCGACAAGGCCGTGGTCCAATGGCTCCGGGGGGACCAGACCATGCAGGCCGAGGCCACACTGAAAGGCCGCTCATGA
- a CDS encoding 3-dehydroquinate synthase has translation MRLATPTGFATEVFLQETPDPSLLPEGPWTLVGDVRLRETWTSAGMPEPAHTLWVSVSEEEKKLRTILPWLEHWARVPLHREATVVALGGGVLSDMAGLASALYLRGVAWQVWPTSLLAMADAALGGKTGVDLAAGKNLVGAFHAPRRLVACTAFLESLPTRHLENGRWELVKTALIQGEMAWAAEMLQDGPVKFAWVERTLAYKAGVVHRDPREAGERRLLNLGHTLGHALEAASGYGLLHGEAVGLGLLGTCLLAEEVGLKAFPPAFLEALARRLAPLAPLVAPWPACLPLLLRDKKAKHVPGAAEDEPGTEIHCILPRFGEPAIQRTLAPQVWESPHARLIDLLAQEASRA, from the coding sequence ATGAGGCTCGCCACGCCCACCGGATTCGCCACGGAAGTCTTCCTCCAGGAGACGCCGGATCCGAGTCTGCTGCCCGAAGGTCCCTGGACCCTCGTGGGTGATGTGCGCCTGCGGGAGACCTGGACCAGCGCGGGCATGCCGGAACCCGCCCACACCCTCTGGGTGTCCGTGTCCGAGGAGGAGAAGAAGCTCCGGACCATCCTTCCCTGGCTGGAACACTGGGCCCGGGTGCCCCTGCACCGGGAGGCCACCGTGGTGGCCCTGGGCGGTGGTGTCCTGTCCGACATGGCCGGCCTGGCCTCGGCCCTCTACCTGCGGGGCGTGGCCTGGCAGGTCTGGCCCACCTCCCTGCTGGCCATGGCCGATGCGGCCCTGGGCGGCAAGACCGGCGTGGACCTCGCCGCCGGGAAGAACCTGGTGGGGGCTTTCCACGCCCCGCGCCGCCTGGTGGCCTGCACCGCGTTCCTGGAGAGCCTGCCCACCCGGCACCTGGAGAACGGCCGCTGGGAGCTGGTCAAGACGGCCCTCATCCAGGGCGAGATGGCCTGGGCCGCGGAGATGCTCCAGGACGGTCCCGTGAAGTTCGCCTGGGTGGAGCGGACCCTGGCCTACAAGGCCGGTGTGGTGCACCGCGACCCCCGAGAGGCGGGCGAGCGGCGGCTGCTGAACCTCGGCCACACGCTGGGGCACGCCCTCGAGGCGGCGTCGGGCTACGGCCTGCTGCACGGCGAGGCGGTGGGACTGGGGCTGCTGGGGACCTGCCTGCTGGCCGAGGAGGTCGGGCTGAAGGCCTTCCCGCCCGCGTTCCTCGAAGCGCTGGCCCGGCGGCTGGCGCCGCTGGCCCCCCTCGTCGCCCCCTGGCCCGCCTGCCTGCCCCTGCTGCTCCGGGACAAGAAGGCCAAGCACGTCCCGGGGGCCGCCGAGGACGAGCCGGGCACGGAGATCCACTGCATCCTGCCGCGCTTCGGCGAACCGGCGATCCAGCGCACCCTGGCCCCCCAGGTCTGGGAATCCCCCCATGCCCGTCTCATCGACCTGCTTGCCCAGGAGGCCTCCCGTGCCTGA
- a CDS encoding tetratricopeptide repeat protein, translated as MPDLRLPLLAVFLAANLASAPVEDVRAMMLQARALQLRGGGSDPAAAVAIYKRVATLVPESAEVHLRLSEALQETEDGQAAVAPARRAVALAPRNAEARAHLGLLLYQLSLKDEALSKEAARELRAAAVLLPQDPELWARLGEVSERLKDGEGALRAWLRLGRLRPGFQGAWERAAIHARALQNYEGRRESVLALNARNPEERHLRMLEELARDQIQAGYLAHAEESFLLLARHLPQEAGLWENVALVRIQTSRFDEALDSLGKAEALKPTPRTTFNSARALMNLGRFREAETRLAGLLAGTIQDDLIADGSLALYAEALLLEGKGGPLLAYLKEHPGREQVAGELQVFTCQALISRNDWKSALAALKVGIARFPKVPFFQQAAELPPEYLEYRFFSRKEARSALEQLHLEGMAAIWSEFRRWDKCLEALERARTLGPVRNVDILIMQSSAYEQVGRTEDSLRVLREAQKANPGNPMVQNNLGYLLLEQGRELEEAAALIEASAKATPDNGNVVDSLGWAQFKLGRIAEAEATLRKAAELSPFSPEVRKHLGEVLVKQGKLAEAAEQWERALAFVFPDRPALEKRLGELRILLARESARKVGEAQEPAPDATPDDDDEE; from the coding sequence GTGCCTGATCTCCGGCTTCCCCTCCTCGCTGTCTTCCTGGCGGCGAACCTGGCCTCCGCGCCCGTGGAGGATGTCCGGGCGATGATGTTGCAGGCCCGCGCCCTGCAGCTGCGCGGGGGCGGTTCGGATCCGGCTGCGGCGGTCGCCATCTACAAGCGGGTGGCCACTCTGGTACCGGAAAGCGCCGAGGTCCACCTGCGGCTGTCCGAGGCCCTCCAGGAGACCGAGGACGGCCAGGCCGCCGTGGCCCCCGCCCGACGGGCCGTGGCGCTGGCGCCACGGAACGCCGAGGCCCGGGCCCACCTCGGCCTCCTCCTGTACCAGCTCTCCCTGAAGGATGAGGCCCTGTCCAAGGAGGCGGCCCGCGAGCTGCGGGCGGCGGCGGTCCTGCTGCCCCAGGACCCCGAGCTGTGGGCGCGGCTGGGCGAGGTGTCCGAGCGGCTGAAGGATGGCGAGGGCGCCCTCCGGGCCTGGCTGCGCCTGGGCCGTCTCCGCCCGGGCTTCCAGGGGGCCTGGGAGCGGGCCGCGATTCATGCGCGGGCCCTCCAGAACTACGAGGGCCGCCGGGAGTCGGTGCTGGCCCTGAACGCCCGGAATCCGGAGGAGCGCCACCTCCGCATGCTGGAGGAACTGGCCCGGGACCAGATCCAGGCCGGTTACCTCGCCCACGCCGAGGAGAGCTTCCTGCTGCTCGCCCGGCACCTGCCGCAGGAGGCAGGCCTCTGGGAGAACGTGGCCCTGGTCCGGATCCAGACCTCGCGGTTCGACGAGGCCCTGGACAGCCTGGGGAAGGCGGAGGCCCTCAAGCCGACACCCCGGACCACCTTCAACTCGGCGCGCGCCCTCATGAACCTGGGCCGGTTCCGCGAGGCCGAGACCCGACTGGCGGGACTGCTCGCCGGGACGATCCAGGATGACCTGATCGCCGACGGATCCCTGGCCCTGTACGCGGAGGCGCTGCTGCTGGAGGGGAAGGGCGGCCCGCTGCTGGCCTACCTGAAGGAGCATCCCGGCCGGGAGCAGGTCGCAGGGGAACTCCAGGTGTTCACCTGCCAGGCCCTCATCAGCCGCAATGACTGGAAGAGCGCCCTGGCCGCCCTGAAGGTCGGCATCGCGCGCTTCCCCAAGGTGCCCTTCTTCCAGCAGGCTGCGGAGCTTCCGCCCGAATATCTGGAGTACCGCTTCTTCTCGCGGAAGGAGGCCCGTTCCGCCCTGGAGCAGCTCCACCTGGAGGGAATGGCGGCCATCTGGTCCGAATTCCGCCGCTGGGACAAGTGCCTGGAGGCGCTCGAGCGGGCCCGCACCCTGGGACCCGTCCGGAACGTGGACATCCTGATCATGCAGAGCAGCGCCTATGAGCAGGTGGGACGCACCGAGGACTCGCTGCGGGTGCTCCGGGAGGCGCAGAAGGCGAACCCCGGCAATCCCATGGTGCAGAACAACCTGGGCTACCTGCTGCTGGAGCAGGGGCGGGAGCTGGAGGAGGCGGCCGCCCTCATCGAGGCCAGCGCCAAGGCCACTCCGGACAACGGCAATGTGGTGGACAGCCTGGGCTGGGCCCAGTTCAAGTTGGGGAGGATCGCCGAGGCCGAGGCCACCCTCCGCAAAGCTGCAGAGCTGAGCCCCTTCAGCCCGGAAGTCCGCAAGCATCTGGGCGAAGTGCTGGTGAAGCAGGGCAAGTTGGCGGAGGCCGCCGAGCAGTGGGAACGGGCCCTGGCCTTCGTCTTCCCCGATCGTCCCGCCCTTGAGAAGCGACTGGGGGAGCTCCGCATCCTCCTCGCCCGGGAATCGGCCCGGAAAGTCGGGGAGGCCCAGGAGCCTGCCCCCGACGCCACCCCGGACGATGATGACGAGGAATGA